One window of Arcobacter sp. CECT 8983 genomic DNA carries:
- a CDS encoding DEAD/DEAH box helicase, translating to MIKKFLEFDFNKAINTAIEQKGYDTPTKVQRKVIPIIKKGIDTIAASKSGTGKTAAYVLPMLDKVNSKLNFNNRVLRGLVLVPTRELVEQVSKSLNDYGKFLKIKHTKIMGGTSKAKQEQIINGGIDIIVATPGRLKDLVESEILDLSSVNYLVLDEADTMLEMGFLEEIEEIFSLCSPYKQIVMCSATISQNIRKLAKEFMKDPVTVQVHERRDTVSLIEHKAFKVDVKKKKELVTRLIKDSKYEQILLFVNKKDAANAAQEHFAANGVKSAPIHGEIEYKSRVQAIKDFKNKKIQVLIATDIAGRGLDIEKLPLVINYNLPETTDDFTHRVGRTGRAGNKGEVITILTVEDYNHFTKIERDLRLNVKREVHENFPLKDRQPRQKVQKKKKLSEKKGRKAPLSEPKKTGAKSKKTTKRDANRSFRR from the coding sequence ATTATAAAAAAATTTTTAGAGTTTGACTTTAATAAAGCAATTAATACTGCTATTGAACAAAAAGGTTATGACACTCCAACAAAAGTTCAAAGAAAAGTAATTCCTATTATAAAAAAAGGTATAGATACAATTGCTGCATCTAAATCTGGAACGGGAAAAACTGCTGCATATGTTTTACCAATGTTAGACAAAGTAAATTCAAAATTAAACTTCAATAATAGAGTTTTAAGAGGTTTAGTTTTAGTTCCAACAAGAGAACTTGTGGAACAAGTTTCAAAATCATTAAATGATTATGGTAAGTTTTTAAAAATAAAGCATACGAAAATCATGGGTGGTACAAGTAAAGCGAAGCAAGAACAAATTATTAATGGTGGTATTGATATTATTGTTGCAACACCTGGAAGATTAAAAGATTTAGTAGAAAGTGAGATTTTAGATTTAAGTAGTGTAAACTATTTAGTTTTAGATGAAGCAGATACTATGCTTGAAATGGGATTTTTAGAAGAAATTGAAGAGATTTTTTCTTTATGTTCGCCATATAAACAAATAGTTATGTGTTCTGCAACTATTTCACAAAATATTAGAAAACTTGCAAAAGAGTTTATGAAAGATCCTGTAACTGTGCAGGTTCATGAAAGAAGAGATACTGTTAGTTTAATAGAACACAAAGCTTTTAAAGTTGATGTTAAAAAGAAAAAAGAGTTAGTTACAAGATTAATAAAAGATTCAAAATATGAGCAAATACTTCTATTTGTAAATAAAAAAGATGCAGCAAATGCAGCACAAGAACATTTTGCTGCAAATGGTGTAAAATCAGCTCCTATTCATGGTGAAATAGAATATAAGTCAAGAGTTCAAGCAATTAAAGATTTTAAAAATAAAAAGATACAAGTTCTTATTGCAACTGATATTGCTGGACGTGGACTTGACATTGAAAAGCTACCTTTAGTTATTAACTACAATCTTCCAGAAACAACAGATGACTTCACTCACAGAGTAGGAAGAACAGGTAGAGCTGGAAATAAAGGTGAAGTTATTACTATTTTAACAGTTGAAGATTATAATCACTTTACAAAGATTGAAAGAGATTTAAGGCTTAATGTTAAAAGAGAGGTTCATGAGAATTTTCCTTTAAAAGATAGACAACCTAGACAGAAAGTTCAAAAAAAGAAAAAACTTAGTGAGAAAAAAGGAAGAAAAGCTCCTTTAAGTGAACCTAAAAAAACAGGTGCAAAATCTAAGAAAACTACAAAAAGAGATGCTAATAGAAGCTTTAGAAGATAA